A single Mangifera indica cultivar Alphonso chromosome 20, CATAS_Mindica_2.1, whole genome shotgun sequence DNA region contains:
- the LOC123204915 gene encoding dCTP pyrophosphatase 1-like, translated as MEKNDDKDVSLQELRVMLAEFAEVRGWDQYHSPRNLLLALVGEVGELSEIFQWKGEVARGLPNWSSDDKEHLEEELSDVLLYLVRLADVCGLDLGQAALTKIVKNARKYPIGNPKFST; from the exons ATGGAGaaaaatgatgataaagatgTTTCTCTTCAGGAACTCAGAGTCATGCTTGCAGAATTTGCTGAAGTTAGAGGATGGGATCAATATCACAGTCCCAGAAATCTTCTTCTAGCACTA GTGGGGGAGGTTGGAGAGCTTTCTGAAATATTTCAATGGAAGGGAGAAGTGGCAAGGGGACTACCCAATTGGAGTTCTGATGATAAGGAACATTTAGAGGAAGAGCTCTCAGATGTTTTGCTTTATCTAGTTCGTCTTGCTGATGTTTGTGGGCTTGATCTTGGCCAAGCTGCACTTACAAAGATAGTGAAGAATGCGAGAAAATACCCAATTGGcaatccaaaattttcaacctaA